TAATGAAGTCGTGGAACATATCCATTTGTTCTCGAGATTACATGACATCGGTAAAGTCACAGTACCCGATATGATTTTGCACAAGCCCGACCGTCTGTCTAATCATGAACGCTTTATCATGCAAAGTCATATCGATAAAGGCATTAAAATTGTTGAAAATATCTTACGTAAGTTGGGCAATCCTGAACACGTGTGTGTAAACACCCTAAAAGAGATTCTGCTCTACCACCACGAATTTTTGGATGGTTCTGGTTATCCAAATGGACTAAAAGGGGAAGATATACCAATTTCTGCTCGTATTGTTTCGGTGGCGAATATCTTTGATGCACTAACCAGTCACAGGCCATATCAGCAAGCTTGGTGTGTCCCTTCAGCGTTATTGGAAATGGAAAAGATGGTGGCAATGGGCAAGTTAGATGGACATTGTGTCAACGTACTAAGGGACCATCAAGATTACATCGCTGACGTGCTGCAACGCTATCCAGAAATAGATCCAAGAGATGCATAATATCTCTCGCAAGATCATATTAGGCTGATGATAAAAAATAGAAAAGCCCCGATGAGAAAATATCTCATCGGGGCTTTTTAACTTTATCAATAGTTACGTCTAATTAACTTACTGAGCAACCTCAATCAAATCTACACGGCGGTTTTTCGCTCGGCCAGTTTCCGTCAGATTAGTTGCGATAGGCATTTTCTCGCCTTTAGATATCGCCACCAGATTTTTCTTATCAACGCCGTTCTCTTCGAGGTAATCAATGACCTCGTTTGAACGTTTCAGACCTAAGGAGAAGTTATAACTATGGCTACCAATCGCATCAGCGTGACCTTCTACAATCAAATCTGTCGGGGTCTCTTGCAGCTGTTTGGCGACGTTATCCAACACATACTGCGAGCTCTTGGTTAACTGGTACTTGTTAAAGTCAAAGTACACTCGTGCGAAGACTTCCCCGTCATTTTCTACACGAAGACTACTTTTAGACAATAGATACTCAGCACATTCCGAAGTCAAACCAACGCGAGTTAAGCCGTTGGTAATGTAATCGATGGTCGCACGATAACTGCTGTCGGTTTCTAACTGATTAAATGAGCCAGCTTTGAGCACCAGCGTTTTTGGCACACCTAGGGTAACACTCTGCTTGTATTCTGCATCACTAGCATTGCAATACATTTCAAGTGACTGATTCACATCTTCTTGGGCAAATGCTACCGGTGCCATGAAACCTAAGATGGTGACTAAGAGACGTTGTCTGTTTTTCTTATCCATTATCGTACCTTTTATCCCTAAATTAAGTGCCCAATCTCTTCGCTAATGAGCTCTAGTATTTTATTCAAAATTTCGGCTTTGTTTTCTGCTTTAAACACGTTGGCTGAGCCTGCGCAATTTTGTAGTGCAGCGTTGCTCCCAACGTTATAGTCAAAGCCAATTACAGCAATTTTCGAGCTGACTTGATCATTATCTACGCCAACCACCTGCGCATCTAAGGTGTCTCGTATTTTGGTACACATACCGCTATTAACTAAGCCATTTGAAATGCTCTTGTTGGTACTGCTGTAATCTGCACCATCAGATAATACGATCATTAATCTACGCGGATTATTTCCCTTGTTGAGCATCTGTGCACCACGGATAATGCCTTGATATGAAGCTGTCCATCCTGTTGGGCTAAACCCAGAAATCGTCGACTTAAAACTCGTAAAATTTGTCGTTGGTGAAATATCGTAAAAGTTTGCACTGTTGCCATGAGAGTTATATGTGCATGTAGATTTCTCAATGAAGATATTATTGACTGTCAACGAATAACTGACAGAGCCACCACTATATTTCAACTGGTCGACCCAACAACCTACGTTAGACTGCTTCACCATGTGATTGAATCCAACATACGCTACCGTATTGTCATCAACATTTTCTAAGTCATTGAACTTTTGCAATTCATCAACAACATCTTTAATTACGTCGACTAAGTCCAGATATTTATCTTTACTGCCACCGCTCCAACCATTTCCCATTGAACCTGAAAAATCCGACACAAAAACCACATCCACTGCATGGTTTTGATACTTCCTTGAAGTTCCGTCAGCCGAAACATTATAGGACTCTTCTACGGCGGCTAGGTCACCTTGAAACCAAGAATCATGTGTAGATGTAGCGGTAACACTGTACTCGAAAAAACGCGATTCACCATTAACCAAGCCAGTGACGCAATCTGGTATATCCTCGCAAGCTTTTTTAGTTATCTTTAAGTTAGAAACTGGCGTATCTGCACCCAAGTATGCATCTAAATAGGCGTTGGCGATCGCTTGATTAATGGCGCTACCCGCACCACTTCCATCATCATCGTTATCATCATTATGAGCGGCTACAGCCAAACTAGCAGCTTCAAGGCTATCATCCATACGGGCTTTCGCCTGCATAGCTCTTGCTCCATCAGTAGCTAGGCTAAACAAACCAAAAAGTACCGGTACCATAATTGCAAACAGCATAGCGGCATGGCCGGTTTGTTTTCGTTTGATGTTTAGGTACTTCATTTTTACCTCCCTACCAACACAGAGCTGGATGTTACCGTTGTATAATCCAGCCCTAGTAGGTCACCAATCATATTGTCTGTT
This portion of the Vibrio sp. SCSIO 43136 genome encodes:
- a CDS encoding OmpA family protein, coding for MDKKNRQRLLVTILGFMAPVAFAQEDVNQSLEMYCNASDAEYKQSVTLGVPKTLVLKAGSFNQLETDSSYRATIDYITNGLTRVGLTSECAEYLLSKSSLRVENDGEVFARVYFDFNKYQLTKSSQYVLDNVAKQLQETPTDLIVEGHADAIGSHSYNFSLGLKRSNEVIDYLEENGVDKKNLVAISKGEKMPIATNLTETGRAKNRRVDLIEVAQ
- a CDS encoding pilus assembly protein; this translates as MKYLNIKRKQTGHAAMLFAIMVPVLFGLFSLATDGARAMQAKARMDDSLEAASLAVAAHNDDNDDDGSGAGSAINQAIANAYLDAYLGADTPVSNLKITKKACEDIPDCVTGLVNGESRFFEYSVTATSTHDSWFQGDLAAVEESYNVSADGTSRKYQNHAVDVVFVSDFSGSMGNGWSGGSKDKYLDLVDVIKDVVDELQKFNDLENVDDNTVAYVGFNHMVKQSNVGCWVDQLKYSGGSVSYSLTVNNIFIEKSTCTYNSHGNSANFYDISPTTNFTSFKSTISGFSPTGWTASYQGIIRGAQMLNKGNNPRRLMIVLSDGADYSSTNKSISNGLVNSGMCTKIRDTLDAQVVGVDNDQVSSKIAVIGFDYNVGSNAALQNCAGSANVFKAENKAEILNKILELISEEIGHLI